From the genome of Psychrobacillus glaciei:
CAAGGCAGCAGGATACACACGCGAAAAACAGAAATATGTTGCTGAAGATGGTGCAAATACAAATATAACAATTGAAAACCTATTGCCACTGGCAAAGGAACTTCATAAACAAGCGAAAATAGCAAAGCTAACAAATGAATCAGTAGCACCAAAAGTTGTTGTATTAGAGGCTCAAAAACCACAAAAAAAAGTTGAAATTCAAGCACTAACAGAAACTAATGTGGGAGCTAATGTAATTGATTTTAGCAACAAAGAGCAAATGCAGAATGCCATTTTAGAAGTTCTGGATTTAACAATGGAGGACCTGGAAGCTGTTCGTTCAATTGGCCAACACAGTGAAGTTGCAGCAACAACGGAGAAAGTGAGCATCTTCGAGGAAATTAAAAAGTTGAGTGGTAGGGATCGAGCAAACAAAACATATTTCATGAGCAAAGAGTTATCCGGAAATATAAAAGAATATGCGGACGACAATAACATCAAAGTCTCGCAGATTATTGAAATAGCGATAATAGATTTCTTGAAAAAATACTAAATGCATTCAAAGGGGCTACTACCAATGAACGTGTATGCGATTAATTTCAATACTAAAACTTTTAAAATAGAGGCTGATGTTCATGAAATTGAATATAACAATTTGGATGAACAATACGAGAAGCTAGTTGAATTATTAAATGCTGAAGGCTTGGATGTAATTGACTATAATGATGATATCGCTATACTCGTGGACGATAGGGGATTTGAAAAGAAAAATAACCCCGTATTCGAAGTGAAAACCGAAGACAATATTTCGTGTCAATTAGCAGGGAAACTGCTATTTGTACGCAACATATACAACGAGGAAAGCACGGATTTTGGAAGCATAACGCCTCAAGATGTATTTCATTTAAAAAATAATCTTCTCATAGCACTTACCGGGGTACTAGAAAATACATTATAAATGACAAGTAAAAACGCTCACGAATGAGCGTTTTTTGATGCAATAATTTACTATCTTTATTGAAGTAAAGCACCCTTTAGTTGAACAAGAATAGAAATAGTGGTCTTTTATAAAACTTCTACCACAAAAGTGTAGGATACTTCACCATTTGACCATTCCGCTAATATCTCATAGATATACTGACCTTTACTAGTCGGTGCTAATAATTGATTATTTTTTAACGTAACTTCTTTTTCCCTTCCGTTTTCATTCCATAGGTAAAGGGATATCCTAGGATTTTCTTCAATCTCAATATTTATGTTCGTGTTCGGTTCTACCATAATGGCACTAAAATTTTCAGCTATTTGGTATGGAGATGCGGCATCGGTTTCTACAACTTGAGTATCTAGACCTTGTTTTCTTTCCCATCTATAATTTCCAACTACAATTTCATACTCTTTATCATTAACACTAATCGAACCTGTCATAGATGGGGGAAATTCATTTTCACTGGCTTTCACTTCTTTATCTATTTCACTGCTATTGTTAGAACAACCAGTTATACATAGTGTAGAAAAGACGACCATTGAATAAATTAAAAGTTTTATTCTCAAAAACATACCCTCCTTTTTCTAAATTAGACATTAATTCTCCTAAAGAGTTTCATTTCTTGTTGAACTAACCTGCTGCGTTAGTTTAAGTGAAAGCTTTCACAATACTCAGATTTACTTTAACATAAAATTACTAATTTCCTTCAAAAAAATAAGTCCATTAATCTTGATGGGATCCTTTTTATAATGATTTATTGCTAGTCTAGAAGTCTACTACCTTCTTGAAGTTCAATCATACCGTTATTAACTAATCGGATTAAGCTATCATGTACTACTTCTTCGCACGTACTAGTCATATCAGCTAGTATTTTTTTAGTAGGCTCACCTTCACCTTCATCGTTATAGGCAAATAAACAGATGACTAAAAGCTTATCGATTGGATAATCAAATCCAGTGTCATTTAAGAGTGCGGTAGGTAATACAGTAAACTCTAATTGTTCCATTTTCATTGCTATTCCCTCTTTTCATATTTTAATTATGACTTTAAAGAATTCATTTTTTTCGTTCTGTCATGTACTGGTGAATAGCTTGTTTATGCTTATTTTTCAAGCGACTGCTGCCACCAACTATGACATTCACAAGCCAACTCATATCGCCCTCTGTTGCTTCTAAAATGGTTGCTAATGTAGGAGATATTTGTTTTTTCACCCAATCCTTCATATCCTCAATTCTTCTATCTGCCTTCTTTTGCGAGAGTTTTATTTTCTCGACATCTTCAATGATATCTTGCCACCAAGGCGCCGTATCCCATCTCCGCTTTTGCTGATTTGTTGAATTTGGATTTGGTTCAACAAAGCGAATATATTGATTCAAAACACCGCGTATTAATATTCCGATTTCCTTGCTCATTAGTATATAATCCGCTGCCATACCGGCTCTTTCTTCGCGAAATACTAATTCCATTCGTGTCCATTCGTTTTGCACCTTCAACAGTTCTTCTTTTTTCTGTTGATTTGCCTTTGCTTTCTTTATTTGTTCCAATTTTTTATCATAAACTCGCATAAATATTTTGGATTTTTTAGATCCGTAATATAAAGTCCTACCCAAAGTTTCCGTATCTGATATTCGACGTTCCATGATTAGAGAATATTTATACCACAAACTAGATACATGGCCGTCCTCACTATAGCGAAGGAACTTATCGAAGTTTATTACACTATCCTTTTTATCATCGATTGCAATATCCACACGAGTAAAGTTATGCCTTGCCATTGTTTTTTTGCTGTTACTTATGATATTTACTATAGATTTATTAGCTTCATACTGCCTGCAAGCTTGACCAGTAAGTATGATATGTACGCCCATTTTGTCATTGCCCGACTCCAGGTTATACAAAAGAAATAATGTGCCAGCGTTCCAAAGTTTTTGCTTTTGATAGCCGAAACGTCCTTTTTTCACTTCCATGAAATCTTTAGGATCTAATTTAAGTATTAAATTTATGATAGTATCTACAGCTAAATCGTGAACGGTGAACTCTAGCCAGTCAATTAGTGCCGTTAAGTTCGCTTGACTGTTCGTGGATTCAATCGTAGCAATGTTTTCAGCATTATCCAATTCCTCTTTTAACCTCCCCAGTCGTTTTCACGTTTACCAGTCTACCCCCCTATTAGTAGAGGGGGGTGTGGTTTTTTTATTTGTCCGTTGTTGTATCATAAACATCAATTATTTAATACTTTTTGACCACACTTGATACAATACTCGAGTGTTTTTATACCGAAATTTAAAATAATCGCTTCAGCTATCATTTTTGCTATCGTATCGAATTTAGAATCAAACAGTTTATTGTCGCTGGTGTTATCTATAAATCCAACTTCCAACAAAAGTGCAGCGGAATTGGTTTTCTCTAATACGTGGTAATTCGCCGTTTTAACTCCACGATCTACAAAGCCACACTGTACTATTGAATTTTGTATTGCAGTTGCTAAGCCCTTCGATTTTGAGTTATCCATGGAGAAAATAAACGTCTCAACTCCTGCAGCCTTTTCTGGTTGAAAAGCGTTGCGATGAAAGGAAATAAAATAATCGTATTTTTTCTTCTTTTCGGCATTGCTTCGTTCTATTAAGGACATTGTCTTATCCGTTGTTCTCGTTTCATCAACTTGGATACCTGCAGCTCGTAGAAGCTTTGCAACAGCTTGACCGAGAATCAGGTTATCATTGGCTTCTTTTCGATTTTTATAGACCGCACCAGGATCCGAACCTCCGTGGCCATAATCTAGCATTACTAACACTCACACGCCTCCTTTCTTCGATTTTTGGTACTCTACCCATAAATACCTTTTATATTTAAACCGAATTTTTCTCTTCAATAATCTAGACATTTTTTGAAAGCTGGTTGTTAAAGTTAATAGATCAAGTGATTCAAAATGTAAATTGACCATATTTCAATTCCTTTCGTGTGTATCATCCTTTCGATTTTTAATGAAGTTCAAAAGAGAATCGCCTACAGCGGGTGTCCCCAAAACAATGTTTTGGGGAGTACGAGAGCTTGATTAGTTGTATGAGACCGTCAACAAGGAAAAGCTCCTTATCCTCGCCAGGGCTCCGGTACCGCTTTTTCTTGTTGACGATCAGTTAGTTAAAATCTCAATACGGTTGACCATTTTGCTTAAAACTATCCATGTTTTGTTGATATTGTTGCTGACGGTTATTTGTCGGTTGTTGGTTTTGTTTATTAGATTCCTGGCTATTAAAAGAGTTAATCAGTTCACCTTGCTGCTGGGGTTTTGCTAAAAATTCACAGGAGTTTACGATAACATTTACGTAAGTTTTTTTGCCGTTAGTTTGTTGATCCGGCACTACATTTATCTCAACACGACCATCCAGCAAGACTTGTCTGCCTTTTTGACAGTAATCGGATAATGACTGAGCCAGTTTTCCGAAGGCGGTGCAATAGAAAAAGTCAGCTTTATCGCGGTCATTTTCGCGTGATACTGCTAATGTAAACCTTGCTACTGCCGTCCCATTTGGTGCATATTTTATTTCTGGATCCGCTGCCAATCTTCCGAGTAGAACTATTTTATTCATTTTCTCATCTCTCCCCTTGCCATATTGATGGTGCTAAATCTAAAACATTAATATGTGCTGATTGCGTGTAATGAGCAGTTGCAGATGGTGTTTTATGACCGAGTAAATATTGAATTTTCTCGATAGGTACAGACTTCTCAAGCAATAAAGTAGCGAATGTGTGTCGTAAGACATGACAGGAAAATGGAATATTGGTCTTTTGCATGAAAGTCGTGGCGTGTGTCTGTAGTGTCCGTTTGCTTACACGAAAAACTGGCAAACTCGATGTATCTACACTTTGTAGATAGTCGTGGACGATGAGTGCGGATTTTTCAAATACGATAGGGATTTTTCTATCACTTCCCCATTTTGCATCTTGAATATCTACGAAAATCCTTCCCTCTTTTTCTATCGTTATATCTTCTTTCGTTAAATGAGCTACTTCCCCGACTCGTGCACCACTGCCAATCATTAGATAGAACGCTGTTCGTATGTTTGGTTTCAATTGATCGATGTACGTATAAAACTCGTGAATCTGTTCATCCGTTAACCTTTCCTGTTTATAAGACTTCACCTTGATTCGTAATAGATTACTAACTGGATTCGTTTTAACGACTTCGTGCAGAATCAAAAAGTCAAAGTAGCCACGTAAACAAGAAATAACGGCGTTAAACGTGCGCTCTGATTTTCCTTTCTTCAACATCCACTCTTTAAATCCCAGTAGGTCCATTGCTTTCATACCATCAAGAGTTTGTTTTTCAAATTTAAGCCACCGATTGAATGCGTTCAAATGAAAACCGTATGTCGTTACTGTGTTAAGGGTCTTTCCTTCAAGCAAAATGTGATCTAAATATTTTTTGGCGTATAACAGCCTTATTCCCCCCTTGCACTTAACTATGAATATGTCGTATATTCATTTTGAGGAATTCAAAAAAAATATACTTTTCTAATCGTTACTATTTTTTTGACTCAAACGATCAATACTTTTGGATAAAGTATCGATTTTCTTTTCCATCCGGACTAAAAGATATACCGAAATGATTACAGCGAATCCGTAATCGGCAATGTATTGAATCAACTCATTCATTAAATTTAAAATCAGTCACTACATTTTCCGTAGTCACTTCTAGGTTCAAAATGTCTCCAAAGTTTTGCCCGCAATTTTTACAAAGATCAAAATCACCTACAAGTAAGTTTCCTGTTTTTGCGTCTTTGACCATCATTTTAAAAAAGATATCTTTGACTCGGTTACAACATTCACATTTTTTATAAATAGTGTGAGCTAGCGTTGATATTTTCAAATGTTCATCCGTCAAATAAATATCATCCTTTCTTAGAAAATTAGTGGTGCTTAGTGAAGATGGCCGTCTCCACTAAGCAAAAAACTTTAACCTACTGTAATACCAAAATCACTTGTAACCGTTTCTACTGTTTTAGCTCCCTTCAAGCGCGCTGGTCCCATTAAACTTATAGAATTAAAAACTTTTAAATCATTAAATAACTCCATTGCGGCTTGTACTGTTGTAGCAGTCAAGTCGGGCTTTGGGTCTGTTAAACGAATTGAAACATCTTTGTTTTCTGCAGTATTAAACTGCATTTGTAGAACCTTCCGAGTTTTCTCGCTCATCGTTATCCTCCTCTCTTTTTATTATTTTCCTTGCTGTTAAAGCACACTATCACGCTGAACTCTCTCTACTCCAATAAACTCATTAGATGATAGGCTTTCAAAAGCTGTCGCAACCTGCAGAATTTCATCAGCAGTTATATCAGCTCTAACCTTCGATAAAGTAATACGCTTAGTCTGCATTTTTCCAGTTCCG
Proteins encoded in this window:
- a CDS encoding replication initiation factor domain-containing protein, which translates into the protein MDNAENIATIESTNSQANLTALIDWLEFTVHDLAVDTIINLILKLDPKDFMEVKKGRFGYQKQKLWNAGTLFLLYNLESGNDKMGVHIILTGQACRQYEANKSIVNIISNSKKTMARHNFTRVDIAIDDKKDSVINFDKFLRYSEDGHVSSLWYKYSLIMERRISDTETLGRTLYYGSKKSKIFMRVYDKKLEQIKKAKANQQKKEELLKVQNEWTRMELVFREERAGMAADYILMSKEIGILIRGVLNQYIRFVEPNPNSTNQQKRRWDTAPWWQDIIEDVEKIKLSQKKADRRIEDMKDWVKKQISPTLATILEATEGDMSWLVNVIVGGSSRLKNKHKQAIHQYMTERKK
- a CDS encoding N-acetylmuramoyl-L-alanine amidase translates to MLDYGHGGSDPGAVYKNRKEANDNLILGQAVAKLLRAAGIQVDETRTTDKTMSLIERSNAEKKKKYDYFISFHRNAFQPEKAAGVETFIFSMDNSKSKGLATAIQNSIVQCGFVDRGVKTANYHVLEKTNSAALLLEVGFIDNTSDNKLFDSKFDTIAKMIAEAIILNFGIKTLEYCIKCGQKVLNN
- a CDS encoding single-stranded DNA-binding protein; the protein is MNKIVLLGRLAADPEIKYAPNGTAVARFTLAVSRENDRDKADFFYCTAFGKLAQSLSDYCQKGRQVLLDGRVEINVVPDQQTNGKKTYVNVIVNSCEFLAKPQQQGELINSFNSQESNKQNQQPTNNRQQQYQQNMDSFKQNGQPY
- a CDS encoding tyrosine-type recombinase/integrase, with the translated sequence MLEGKTLNTVTTYGFHLNAFNRWLKFEKQTLDGMKAMDLLGFKEWMLKKGKSERTFNAVISCLRGYFDFLILHEVVKTNPVSNLLRIKVKSYKQERLTDEQIHEFYTYIDQLKPNIRTAFYLMIGSGARVGEVAHLTKEDITIEKEGRIFVDIQDAKWGSDRKIPIVFEKSALIVHDYLQSVDTSSLPVFRVSKRTLQTHATTFMQKTNIPFSCHVLRHTFATLLLEKSVPIEKIQYLLGHKTPSATAHYTQSAHINVLDLAPSIWQGER
- a CDS encoding YvrJ family protein, producing MNELIQYIADYGFAVIISVYLLVRMEKKIDTLSKSIDRLSQKNSND
- a CDS encoding DUF2922 domain-containing protein, producing the protein MSEKTRKVLQMQFNTAENKDVSIRLTDPKPDLTATTVQAAMELFNDLKVFNSISLMGPARLKGAKTVETVTSDFGITVG
- a CDS encoding DUF1659 domain-containing protein — protein: MAASLNFNRLDLVLSFVFDDGTGTGKMQTKRITLSKVRADITADEILQVATAFESLSSNEFIGVERVQRDSVL